AAACAGAGGTTGTCCGCATGAAGTTAGGGCTCGGGATTTTCGCAAAAACGGCAGAAGTTTCACCGGTAAAGACGCGCCTCGCTGCCGGTATTGGTGTGGAAAAAGCAAAGGAGTTTTATGCTTTAAGTGTGCAGGCAGTGGAAGCGACTGTACAGGCTTTGCCAGCTTCTATTACTGCATATTGGGCGGTGGCAGAAGAGGCTGGAATAAATCATCCGCAATGGAAGAATCTTGACTGTTTTTGGACAGGTGAGGGCGACTTAGGTCAGTGTTTGCATCAGGTTTATTGTAAGCTGAAACACGAATATGGTGCGGCGATGCTGATGGGAACGGATAGTCCGCAGCTTTCGCCACAGGTTATTGAGGGGGCTGCGGAAGCCTTATCGAATTCTGTGCAGAAATGTATTATTGGCCCGTGCGAGGATGGCGGTTTTTATCTCTTTGCCGCTGCGATCGAAATCCCTCAAGAAGTTTGGTTGGCGGTAGAATATAGCCAGGATTCAACATTAGAGCAGTTAGTGACGCAGCTTGCTAAATATGAGATTGAAGTAGAATTTTTACCTGAAGAGCAAGATGTGGATACGGCTGAAGATTTACAAAATTTGTACGAAGACTTGCTGAAGCAATCGAATTTATCTCCCTCTCAATCTCGATTATTGGATTGGCTAAACTGAGCAGCTTCCGCTGCCTAGAACGCAAAATTTTGCGCAATGAGGGTGGTTGAGCTTTACGCTTCCTGCGGCTTGTTTGAGGGTATTCCCCATTTCAAATTCATCATCATAAGGCAGCAAGGTGCAGGCCAAAACACTTGGCTTATCCGCGCCTTTACGTTTGATAACCATACGCGATGTTGCGCACATCATACTATCGGGGTTTACCTTTAGAATATCCCAGCAATCAGTGGTGATCTCGGGCACTTCGGCTTGTTCATCCATCTCCGGAAAGAGTATGAGTTTTTTGCTATCTTGTGCATCAATTTTTACGCCTAATACATTGAAGAGGTTGGAGAATCCTGCGCGTAATTCGGTCTCATCCTCACCCCAACGCGTGCGGCCTGCAATATCAATATGGAATCCTTGTGAGGAGAGCCACTGTAGGCCTTTTAGCATTGGTTCCCACGTACTAGCGCCGCGCTCTTCTTCATGCAGGGCTGGGGTGAAATGATCCACCGAAATGCGTACGGTCATTTGATCGCCGAAGCGCGCCAGTAAACCGAGCAATGATTCGCGTTTTTGTTCCATTGGCTTCATCGCATTTGTCAGTAGGAGTAGCTTAAATCCGCGCTCTAAGATCAGTTCCATTATGGGGGTGATATCTGGATTCATGAAGGGTTCGCCGCCGGTAATACCAATCTCAACTGTGCCGAGGTTTCCCCGTTCAATCTCGTCGAGATATTCGCGCGCTTCATCAAGTTTTAAATAAACCAGGCGGTCATTCTTAGGGCTGGATTCGATATAGCAATTTTGGCATTCGATATTGCAAAGCGTACCGGTATTGAGCCATAAGGTTTCGAGCTTGGTTAGGTTTACCCAAGCGCGCTGTTCGCCTTTGGCAGTAATATCGGGGTGGGTGAATTTTTCCATGCTTAGTCCTTCGCGTAGATGCAGATAAATATTGCCGATTATTGCGTGTTCATCTGACGTTCTTCGAGCTCTAGCCAGCGCGCTTCACTTTCGCCTAAATCTTTCTTCATCGCATCAAAATCTGCAATCAATTGTGTGAAGCCTTTAGGATCGCGCTCATAGAGGCCGGTATCATCCAGTTTAATTTGAAGGTTCTCCATCTCTTGTTGGATGGCTTCTATCGCATCAGGAGTTTTTTGAAGTTCTAACTTCTCGCCGTATGTTAGCGGTTTTTTCATAGGATCGAGTGGTTCGGGCGTAGAGGTTTTGATCGCCTTCTTCCCAGATTTCTCGCCTTTCTGCTTCGGCTTACGACCTAAAATCTCGCGCACATAGTCGCTATAGCCGCCAAACACGTTCAGTACTTCTGCATCGCCTTCAAAGGCGAGAATTTCGGTCACGGAGCGGTCGAGGAAGTCACGGTCATGGCTCACGATAATGAGCGTGCCTGGATAGTCAGCCAGCATGTCTTGCAGCATGTCGAGTGTATCCATATCCAGGTCATTGGTTGGCTCATCGAGGATGAGGAGGTTGCCGGGATTGGCTAGGATTTTAGCGAGGAGTAAGCGGTTTTGCTGTCCGCCCGAAAGTGTGCCTACCTTATCGCGTGCAATGGCAGGGTCGAACAAGAATTTCTTTAAATAACCGCAAACATGGATGCTGGTTTGATCTGCGCCACGGCCAATAAATACGTCCTGCCCGCCATTGGGGCAGAGCGTTTCCCAGAGCGTTTTATTCACGTCGAGGTCGCTACGGTTCTGGTCAAAATAGGAAATCTCGAGCGTTTTGCTGCGGAAAATATGACCACTATCTTGCTCAAGTTCGCGTGTCAGCATTTTAAGGAAAGTCGATTTCCCCGAGCCATTTTTACCAAGGATACCCAGCCGATCACCTTTGAGGATCATGTGATTGAAATCATCAAGAATTCTGGTTTTATGACCATCACGTTCAAAGCTTTTCCCAACATCTTTAAATTCGGCGACTACCTTGGATGCGTTCGGCGTTTCCAGTGCATCCAGCGAGATTTTTTGCGAGCGTTGCCGGTACGCAGCTTTGTCGCTTCTGAGTTTGTCGCGTAATTTCCCGAGCTCGCGCAGGCGGCGGACGTTACGTTTGCGGCGGCCAGTGACGCCGCCTTGCGTCCAGCCATGTTCGGCTTGCACCTTCTTTTGTAGATTCTGTAATTCGCGTGCTTCTTGTCCGACTTGCTCTTCTAGCCAATCTTCAAATTTCGCGTAACCGAAGGGACAAACTTTCAGTTTACCCCGATCGACCCAGAAGACTTTGCGCGAAACATTGGCGAGAAATTGTCTATCGTGACTCACGATAATTAGTGCGCCGTGATAGCCGCCTAAATAGCCCTCCAGCCATTCAATCGCTTGTAAATCGAGATGGTTGGTTGGCTCATCGAGCAGTAGAATATCTGGGTCTTGCACGAGTGCTTGCGCGAGTGCGGCGCGGCGTAACTGCCCGCCGGAAAGGGGGCGCATGAGTGAGCTAGGATCTAACCCGAGTGGTGCGATGACCATATCAGCCAGATAGGCATTTTCTTCATTTTGCTGGTCTGTGGGGAGGCCGGAGAGGACGAATTCTTTGACGGTATCATCAGGGGAGAATTTCACCTTCTGGGCGAGATATCCGATGCTGGTGCCGGGCAAGATAAAACGTCTTCCAGAATCGAGTTCTAAATCCTGAGTCATCATGCGCATGAGGGTGGTTTTGCCGACCCCATTTTTGCCGACTAAGCAAATGCGCTCACGCTCATTTATGTGCATGGTGAGGCCGTCAAAAAGCGGTTTTCCGCCGAAGCTAAGGACAATATCTTCTAAACTCAGGAGGACGCGGCTACTCATGCAGCCGTCATACTATGGAACGGTAGCAGAAAGCAACTTAGTTAGAGTGCAACATTCGGCATATTAAGCGCATCAATCCCTGCGAGGGCACGTTTCTCCAATGCACAATGATTGGTGAGGATATGGGCGTAATAAAATTTTGCATCGGCTAGCTTGGTCTGGGTGAAAGGGGTGCTTTTCGCTTCGCTTGCTGCTTGTGCGCAAAGCCCGTGATAATAGCCAAGCGCCACGATTCCCATCAGTTCCAATAGCTCATCCGCACCACTGGCGAAATGATTGTAATCACCTGAAGTGAGAGCTTCGCTAACACGTTGAACTGCATGCAGAGACTCTTGTAGCTGCGTAGCGATTTCTTTGAGTGAGGTTACATCAATAAAGTGCTGAATTTTAGTGATAAAGACTGGCAGGTGTTTCATTTGACGTAGTAAGGTAACGGCTTGAATTTGGTTGGTGCCTTCATAGATTCGGGTCACGCGCACATCGCGGTAATGGCGAGCGATGCCGCTTTCCTCAACGAATCCCATACCTCCGTAAACCTGAATCGCGGCATCGGTTACTTGGCTGCCAATTTCGGTAACATGCGCTTTGACAATATTGGTCATAAGGCTTACCCAAGCGGCGGCTTCTTCGGATTCTTTGGCAAGATCCATCTGCAAGGCAGTATCAAGCTGGAACATGCGTGCGCCCGAAATTTGGCTGCGCATTTTTAGCAGTAATTTGCGTACAGCAGGGTGGGTGATAATTAAATCGGCTTCTTTCTCCGGGCTTATAGGCTCAGGTTGGGCACGTCCCATACGGCGACCTGCTTGTGCATCACTGGCGAACCAATAGGCCTTCTGGAAAGCCGCTTCTGCACAGCCGATTGCTTGGCGAGCAACATGGTTGCGTGCTTCATTCATTACTGCGAACATGGTGGCGATACCTTTGCCACGTTCGCCGATTAACTCGCCTTTGGCGGCTTTATATTCCATGGTGCAAGTGGCCGAACCGGCCATACCCATCTTATGTTCAATGCCGATAGGGCCGAGGCTATTGGCGGTACGATTGCCATTTTCATCCACGAGAATTTTAGAGCTGATAAACATGCTGACACGGTCATCTATCTCGCCGGTTTCAGTATCCTTTACCTTGGCGAGTACGACATGGATGATATTACCTGTGTCGCTTACGCCTGTGTAGTGATTATCCCCACCGGAAATGTAAATTTTCTGACCTGATAGATGATAAGAGCCATCAGCCTGAGGTTCGGCAAAGGTGCGGGCATTACTCAGATCGCTGCCTGCGCTGGGCTCCGTCATCGCCATAATACCAGAGGAAACCCCAGAGCTTAAATCCGGTAGGTATTTCTGTTTTTGTGCTTGAGTTCCATAGGTGTAAATGCCCAAATAGGCGCTATGGGTGAGGGTGGGGATGAGCGAGAAATCTCCATTAGCACTATGCAAAAGCTCGTCAATCACGGCGCCCACAATATGCGGTTGGCCGACGGCCATTTCACCATAAGCAGGATCAGCGACAATGCCTTGTAAGCCGGTTTCGATGAAGGTGTCATAGGCTTGCTTATAGCCAGGGGGCAGGGTGACTTCGCCAAAGTTAGTGCCATCAGCGATCGTGAAATTAGCCGCCAAATGTTTATCATTCGTATCATTATAAAGCGGGGTTAGTTCTTTTTCTGCGAAGCTACTGGCAGTCTCCATCATGAAGCGAGCGGTTTCTTCTTCGTAGCTCGCCAGCTTTTCCTGCACTTTAAGGACGTGGTGCAAAATAAAAGCATAATCCTCGTAAGGGGGGCGATAAGTAGACATAAGGAAGCTCCTAGAGGTTTGTATTTCCTCTTATAAGTAGCAGAGATTTGGAAAGACTTAAACTTAGTGTGCGTTTACAGCGCTTAGCACAACCCAGACTGTTTTAAACAGTGTTGCAATCTCTTTCTTCATAGACCAGCGATCGATATAGTCATTATCGAAATTGGTGCGTCTAGCAATTTGCTCGTGAGATTCGATGAAGCCACGGCAGTTGTTCACTTGCGCCCAACCGGTTAGACCTGGTTTTACACGAAAGCGCTTCGGATAGTTAGGAACCGAATTAAGGAAAAGTTTATCATGGTAGCGTGCATGTGGGCGAGGGCCGACTAGCGACATTTCACCTTTAGCAATATTAATTAATTGAGGTAGCTCATCCAAGCTAGCGCGGCGTAAGAAACGGCCAACACGAGTATGACGAGAGTCATTCTCTTGACTCTGGCTTGCCTCACGCTCTTGACCAGCATCTTGAGTCATTGTGCGAAATTTATAAATCTCGAACGTTTCTCCATCAAGGCCGGTACGTGTTTGTTTAAAGAAGATATCGCCCTCACTATCGAGTTTCACGGCAATGGCAATCGCGGCAAAAACAGGAATAATAAAGGGAGTGGAAGCAACGACAGCAGCTGTATCAATAAATGATTTAGTGAAGCGCATTGTCAAACTAGGGGGGCGCTTTGCTGTTTCGACTGCACGTTTTAGGTCGCTCCATGAAAAAGCGCCTAAGGCGAGTGATTCAAGGTATGAGGTTTTTTCTAATACTTGTCCGTTTGCCATTTTCTGTCTCGAATCTAAGTTGCTCTGTTATCGTATAATCTGATTATGGAGCAGAAAGGTTAATCTTTTATGATCATTCTTTGGCATTTTAGGTAAATTGTTGGCTCTATTTGCGCATGAGAGTTTAAATAAGGGTAACCTTAGCGCTAACCGTTAAGCTTATTTCTTCCAAACACCTGAGAAATCTAATAAAATCTTATCTTTCATTGCATCTTTGCTGATGTAGTCAAAGCTACGATGACTCACTAATGTCACAATAATATCTGCTTCATTGACGGCTGAAAGGGCATCGGTCAGTTTTACATTAGGGTATTTTGTTAAGGAGTCAGGTAGGGATTGAATATGCGGTTCTGAAACATAGAGCGTTTTGCTATATTCTTTGACCAAATCATGCACAATTTCAATGGCAGGGCTCTCGCGCAGATCATCGACATTCGGTTTATAGGCAAGACCTAGGCATGCGATTTTTGCATTGGGGTGCTCTTTAAGGTGATCCAGCACAATACGAGCGGTTTGGTGCGGACGCTCATCGTTAATGCGTCGAGCTGTTTGGATGAGGGGAGTCACATCCGGTGCACGGTCAACAATAAACCATGGATCAATCGGAATGCAATGTCCGCCGACACCAGGGCCCGGGTTGAGGATATTCACACGCGGATGCAAATTCGCAAATTGGACGACTTGATGCACATCAATATCATGATGCTGACACACATTGGAAAGTTCATTGGCGAAGGCGATATTCACATCGCGGTAAGCATTCTCAGAAAGCTTCACCAGCTCTGCGGTATCGTGACTACCAATATGGCAGTCGCCGCGAACAAAGACATGATAGAATCGTTTGGCGAGTTCGGCGCATTTCGCGGTCATGCCGCCAATAATGCGATCGTTATTCATGAGTTCCGTAATGATTTGTCCGGGCAACACTCGCTCTGGACAATAAGCGATGCGGATATCACTTTCTTCGCCATGCGTGTGCGGGAAGGTGAGGTCGGAGCGTTTGGCGGCTAAAAGCTCCGCCGCATCTTGCGTTGTGCCAACAGGGGAGGTGGATTCGATAATGACGAGGTTCCCCGGTTGAAGCTGCTCGGCGATTTCCCCTAACGCAGAATCGACATAACTCATATCCGGTGATTTATCTTCCTTAATCGGAGTCGGTACGGTGATGATGAAAATATCCGCCGGCTTGGCGTTTGCGTAAGCCTTCAATTTGCCATCATTAATAACTTTTGTAACGAGCCCTTCCAGATCAGGTTCGACAATATGAATTTTGCCTTGATTGATGGTTTCGACCACATGCGGCACTTTATCAACGCCGATAACATCCAGCCCACGGCTGGCGATTAATGTTGCAGTGGGTAGGCCGATATAGCCTAAGCCCATTACACAAATAGTACTAAATGGATGCTCTGACATCACTCACTCCTGTAGTTGAAACGCCGTGGCGCTCTAAAATATGTTCGACAATGCGGGTGGCAGCGTGGCCATCGCCATATAGATTTTCACCTTGCTGCATCGCACGGTAAGAGGTTTCGCTATCTAATAGTTCAGTCGCCGCGTGGAGGATTTTGGTACTGTCTGTTCCGACGAGTTTGCAAGCGCCTGCGGTGACGCCTTCAGGGCGTTCCGTTAGTTCACGTAAAACCAACACAGGTTTCTTCAGTGAAGGGCCTTCTTCCTGTACGCCACCGGAATCAGAAATAATAAAATAAGCGCGGTTCATGAGGTAAATGAAATTAAGATAATCGAGTGGATCGCCTAGGTGAATAGAAGGGTGGTCCGCCAATAATTCTTGCACAGGGCCACGGATATTCGGATTCAAATGCACAGGAAAATAGATTTCCGCATCTTCACGATTGGCAATTTCAATGAGTGAATTGCAGACGACTTCCACGCCGAGGTCAAAATTTTCACGACGATGCATGGTGGTAAGGATGAGTTTCTTACGCTTATCGAGCATAGAGAACTTCTGTTCCATCTCAGCGCGCATTGAGGCATTGGAGTCCAATAAGTTAGAGAAATAATGCAGTGCGTCGACCACGGTATTACCGGTCATGTAGATATCTTCAGGTACCACCTTCTCATCACGCAAATAGCCAGCTGATTGCTCGGTCGGGGCGAAATGCATATCTGCCAAAAGTGAAATGGCCTTGCGGTTAAATTCTTCTGGGTAAGGCGCGTAGATATTGTGACTGCGTAAGCCTGCTTCAATATGACCAACACGAATGCCACTATAAAAACAAGCAAGGGTCGTCGCAAAGCCGGTGGTCGTATCGCCCTGTACTAGCACACGGTCGGGTTTGTGTTTTTTCAGCGCTGGTTCGATTTCTTTCAAAACGGTGGCAGTTAGGCTGCTTAAGGTTTGATTGGGGCGCATGACGTCGAGGTTAAAGTCAGGCTTTAATTCGCAAAGATTCAGCATTTGAGTCAGCATTTCGCGATGCTGTCCGGTCACGCCGATAATAGATTCCACACCGGGGTTCGCGCGTAGTGCATTAAGCACGGGGGCAAATTTAATTACCTCAGGGCGGGTGCCAAACACAGATAAGATGCGTAAATTTGTCATATTCTCAATTAATAGCTGCAAATAGTAAACAAGCTGCTAACAGTTTACTACCATGAGTAGTCTTACCCCCTTTCTTATCCCCTCTGAGGTTAAATCTAAGCGAATTTCTTTTCTTGGGTGCTCTTTAGACCCACTTTCGATGGAAGAAACTCTCGCCCTAATTGGTCAGGCGATTACGAAGCGGCAGTCATTGCAGCATGTAGTCGTCAATGTCGCTAAATTGGTGCATTGCCAGAAGGATGAAGCGCTTTACCACGATGTATCCGGCAGTGACCTAATTAATATTGATGGGATGGGCGTCGTCTGGGGTGCGCGTATGGCGGGCTTTGATATTCCAGAGCGCGTCGCTGGTGTTGATCTGATGGATAACACACTCAAATTTTGCGCTGAAAAAGGCTATCGACCCTATATTCTAGGTGCTAAGCCCGAGATACTTGAACAAGCAGTCGAAAATTTAACCGCCAAATACCCAGTACTCGAATTTGCCGGTACTCAGCATGGCTATTATGACCGTGAGAATGAACAGCAGGTGATGGAAGCGATACGTGATTCCAAGCCTGATTGCCTCTTCATCGCCATTTCGTCTCCGCATAAAGAACGCATTATGGGGGCTTATAAGGAAATGATGGATATCCCATTCATCATGGGTGTTGGCGGTTCGGTGGATGTGTTTGCTGGTTTTGTCACGCGCGCCCCCCAGTGGATGCAAAAAAGAGGATTGGAATGGTTGTACCGCATCATCCAAGAACCGCGTCGTATGTGGAAGCGCTATGCGGTGACAAATAGCCGCTTTATATGGCTGTTGCTTAAATTACTTACAAAAATGTATCGCCCGCCAAGCTACATGAGCCAGGCGGGCGAGAGTTTAAAGCATTAGTGTTATTTGTTAGAAGATAGAGATATCTAAAGCATCGAGCCCTGTGAAGTTATCGAGGGTGATGGTTCCTTCGCCCGCGATGGTGATTATGGTATCGCTACCTACCACCGCTGCAGCACTTAGGACGTCGGCTGCGATGCTGATGCCAGATACGGTAGAGAAGGCCAGAGTGTTATTGCCGTTTGAGAAATCGATCACTGTGTCATTATCAAATCCGTTACCGAACTGGAATACATCATTGCCGGCACTGCCGGTTAGGGTGTCATCGCCACCGCCACCGATAAGCGTATCTGCGTTGCCGCCACCGGTTAGGATATCGTTATTGCCGACACCTGTCTCTAGGTGAACGAGGCCGTTGCCAAATACGCCGCCTGATACGAGAAGGTCGCCTGTACCATCGCCATCCCAATCCGCCACTTCGAGAACATCTGCTTCGCTATAACTGATACGCTCAAAAGAACCGTCAGGGTTATATTGGATGATGCCGGGAATTGCAGTGCCGTTGCTGAAGCTACCGCCACTGCTGAAGACTTCTTCCGAGCCATCGCCTGTTACATCACCATGACCGAAAATATTGAGGTCATTATAAGTAAAGCGTGTGCCTTGGTTTGCGCCTTGGAATACGACGGGGCCAGCGGCGACTGCGCCACTTGCATAAACAGAATCTTGCATGAGGACTTCTAGGCCACCATCAAGATCAAAGTTACCCACAGTAAAGCCAGAATCACCTGAGAATGTGTGGCGTAAGTGGGTGCCATCAATTTCATAATAAGTGAGACCTTTAATCTCGATACCATTTTGGTATGTGCCATCATTCGAGAGGAATTCAACCGCGCCATCGCCATCAATATCAGCGACTTGGAAATTTTCTCCAAGATCATTGTAAGTGATACGATTACTTGCACCAGTGGAGCCATCATACCAAAGCGCGCCTACGAGCGGCGAACCATTACCATACGTGCCTTGATTACCCACGACATCTAAGATGCCATCATTATTCACATGCGCGACTTCAAAATCACCCACACCATTAAAGGTAATACGGTTAAACTCGCTTGGGTTTGCGCCATTATACCAGCCAGCGCCCCCGTAAAGGTCCGTGACGATATCAAGGGTGCCATCGCCGTTTACATCAGCAATTTTATGGTTGCCAAGATCGAATGAAGTGACGCGGTTCACGCTCATATCTGTGCCGTTTAGCCATACAAGGCCATCACCGTAAGAGCCATTCTGCGTGAGGATATCTAATGTGCCATCGCCGTTAAAATCAGCGACCTCAAAGTCACCAAGGTTAATTGAAGTGATACGGTCTGCGACCGCAATGTCACCCACGGTACCCTCAATCACAAGACCTGAAACACTTGGGTCACTACCCGCTTGAACACCAATAAAGTGGTCGATAGTGAAATCATTTGCGGTGGTGTTTAAGAAGGTAAGCGTTTGGCCATTACCAAAATCTAACACGGAGTGAGCACCGACTTGATTCAGGTTTAGATCTTCAAAATAAAGGCTTCCACCCCATGCGCTCAAATCCACTTGGCTTGTGCTAACGCTCGTATCAAAACCATTGATCGTATCTGCATCTGCACCATTGCTGTCGATCACAAAAGTGTCAGAGCCACTAGCACCGGTCATGGTATCGTTACCTGCACCACCGGTTAGGATATCATCACCCGCGCCGCCGTTTAGAGCATCGTTACCGTCACCACCGTTAAGGGTATCGTTACCGGTATTACCGTCCAATGTATCGTTTCCGCCTAAGCCATTGACAACATCGTTACCGCCTAGGGCATCAATCGTATCGGCTCCAGAAGTACCATCAAGCGTATCCGCATTTGGCGTTGGGCCAGCAACTGGGTTAGTTCCTGCATTCATATTGACGAAATTAGCTGCGCTAAAGTCCACGAGATTCACATTATAGAAAGTCAGTGTCTGGCTATTCGGTAGGGTGACGACTACATGCGCGCCGACTTGACTGACGATATCGTCAAAATACAGGTCACTAAAAGCGCTTAAGTCAACGGTATCAGGCGTGCTTGCTGGATCGAAAGATAGGATCACATCCGCATCGCCAGCATTGGCATCAATCACGAACGTATCCGTACCGTTGCCACCTAGCATCGTATCGTTACCTGCGTTACCGTTAATGGTATCATTACCGCCACCGGCATTAATGTTATCGTCGCCGGTTCCGCCCGAAATAACGTCCGTGCTACCATTTGCAATGATGATATCATTGCCTGCGCCACCATCGATCGTATCTGCGCCGCTGCCGCCAAGGATGCTATCGATGCCATCGCCACCAATGAGGCTATCATTACCTGCGCCGCCATTAAGCGTATCTGCGCCATCGCCGCCATCAAGCGTATCATTGCCGTCACCACCGATGAAGCTGTCTAATCCAGCTAGGCCGGTCACGCTATCGTTACCGCCGAGCGCGTCAATCACATCATCGTCCGTGGTGCCAACTAAGGTATCGGCAAATTCGGTCGGGCCGGTTACACCATCAAAGATGAAATGTCCCGCATTCATGCCGGTAATGCCTTGGACAATAATTTGGAAGCTAGAGCTGTTATGCGAGATGGTGCTATCGGTACCATCATCGGTAATTGTAATTTTATCACTGCCAGCGCCAATGCCGGTGATGCCGAGTGCGGCAAGGCTAATCCCTTCGCCGCTGACGAAATCGGTTAGCACATCCGATGCGCTGCTGGTTGAATCGGTTGTGGTCGTATAAACATAAACGTCAGTACCAGCGCCACCGGTAATTGTATCTGCACCAGCGCCACCATAAATATAGTCATTACCATTTTGACCATCAAGGATGTCATCGCCATTATCACCGTAAACGATATCAGAGCCGCCACCGCCGCGTATTGAGTCGTTTCCTTCGCCACCGTAAATAGTGTCGACACCGCCACCACCAAGGAGGGTATCATTGCCTAAGCCACCTTCAAGATAGTCATTGCCACCTTGGGCATTCACTTTATCGTTACCTTCATGACCGTAGAATGTGTTAGCTGCTGTACCGAGTTTATAAGTACCGGGAGCCGTAATGTCATTAAAGGTACCTGATGCGATGGTCGTTGCGCCATCGGTGATGGTAATATCATCTAACGTATCCGTATAAAGGTGATTCAGAGCACCTGCCTTTATTAAGATAGTGCCGGTTTCGCCGCCTACCGCTGTCCAAGTATAAGTAACATCAGTACCGCCAGTATTCTCAATCTCCCAAATATACTCATTACCACTGACGCCATCGACGTTCTTTTTTCCAAATCCGGTAACTGTAATTGACATAAGTGTACAAGCCCTCTTTATTAATCTATCTTAATATTATGCAGTAAAATAGTTAACATAGGCTTATATATCTTTATACTCTTAGTTTAAATAGTCCTGTGCAGTAATCACTATAGTATCGAGCTAGGGTCAGAAATTCGAGGTGTTTGGTCCTTGCCAGATGCGCAGTTTTCTGCCGTTTTTCAAGGTTTTCGAGGAAGGTAATTAAGGCGTCTTTGAGGGGGGGGGCTATTTCTGACGATTCGATGATAATGGCCGTATCTTCGTTAACAATTTCCTTCACGGTTCCCACATTGGTACAAATAATGGCCAATCCATGCGCCATGGCTTCGAGGATAGTTAGGGGTTGATTTTCGATATGCGATGGCAGCACCAAAATATCTGATT
The window above is part of the Rickettsiales bacterium genome. Proteins encoded here:
- a CDS encoding glycosyltransferase — encoded protein: MKLGLGIFAKTAEVSPVKTRLAAGIGVEKAKEFYALSVQAVEATVQALPASITAYWAVAEEAGINHPQWKNLDCFWTGEGDLGQCLHQVYCKLKHEYGAAMLMGTDSPQLSPQVIEGAAEALSNSVQKCIIGPCEDGGFYLFAAAIEIPQEVWLAVEYSQDSTLEQLVTQLAKYEIEVEFLPEEQDVDTAEDLQNLYEDLLKQSNLSPSQSRLLDWLN
- a CDS encoding radical SAM protein — translated: MEKFTHPDITAKGEQRAWVNLTKLETLWLNTGTLCNIECQNCYIESSPKNDRLVYLKLDEAREYLDEIERGNLGTVEIGITGGEPFMNPDITPIMELILERGFKLLLLTNAMKPMEQKRESLLGLLARFGDQMTVRISVDHFTPALHEEERGASTWEPMLKGLQWLSSQGFHIDIAGRTRWGEDETELRAGFSNLFNVLGVKIDAQDSKKLILFPEMDEQAEVPEITTDCWDILKVNPDSMMCATSRMVIKRKGADKPSVLACTLLPYDDEFEMGNTLKQAAGSVKLNHPHCAKFCVLGSGSCSV
- a CDS encoding ABC-F family ATP-binding cassette domain-containing protein, which codes for MSSRVLLSLEDIVLSFGGKPLFDGLTMHINERERICLVGKNGVGKTTLMRMMTQDLELDSGRRFILPGTSIGYLAQKVKFSPDDTVKEFVLSGLPTDQQNEENAYLADMVIAPLGLDPSSLMRPLSGGQLRRAALAQALVQDPDILLLDEPTNHLDLQAIEWLEGYLGGYHGALIIVSHDRQFLANVSRKVFWVDRGKLKVCPFGYAKFEDWLEEQVGQEARELQNLQKKVQAEHGWTQGGVTGRRKRNVRRLRELGKLRDKLRSDKAAYRQRSQKISLDALETPNASKVVAEFKDVGKSFERDGHKTRILDDFNHMILKGDRLGILGKNGSGKSTFLKMLTRELEQDSGHIFRSKTLEISYFDQNRSDLDVNKTLWETLCPNGGQDVFIGRGADQTSIHVCGYLKKFLFDPAIARDKVGTLSGGQQNRLLLAKILANPGNLLILDEPTNDLDMDTLDMLQDMLADYPGTLIIVSHDRDFLDRSVTEILAFEGDAEVLNVFGGYSDYVREILGRKPKQKGEKSGKKAIKTSTPEPLDPMKKPLTYGEKLELQKTPDAIEAIQQEMENLQIKLDDTGLYERDPKGFTQLIADFDAMKKDLGESEARWLELEERQMNTQ
- a CDS encoding acyl-CoA dehydrogenase, with amino-acid sequence MSTYRPPYEDYAFILHHVLKVQEKLASYEEETARFMMETASSFAEKELTPLYNDTNDKHLAANFTIADGTNFGEVTLPPGYKQAYDTFIETGLQGIVADPAYGEMAVGQPHIVGAVIDELLHSANGDFSLIPTLTHSAYLGIYTYGTQAQKQKYLPDLSSGVSSGIMAMTEPSAGSDLSNARTFAEPQADGSYHLSGQKIYISGGDNHYTGVSDTGNIIHVVLAKVKDTETGEIDDRVSMFISSKILVDENGNRTANSLGPIGIEHKMGMAGSATCTMEYKAAKGELIGERGKGIATMFAVMNEARNHVARQAIGCAEAAFQKAYWFASDAQAGRRMGRAQPEPISPEKEADLIITHPAVRKLLLKMRSQISGARMFQLDTALQMDLAKESEEAAAWVSLMTNIVKAHVTEIGSQVTDAAIQVYGGMGFVEESGIARHYRDVRVTRIYEGTNQIQAVTLLRQMKHLPVFITKIQHFIDVTSLKEIATQLQESLHAVQRVSEALTSGDYNHFASGADELLELMGIVALGYYHGLCAQAASEAKSTPFTQTKLADAKFYYAHILTNHCALEKRALAGIDALNMPNVAL
- a CDS encoding sugar transferase: MANGQVLEKTSYLESLALGAFSWSDLKRAVETAKRPPSLTMRFTKSFIDTAAVVASTPFIIPVFAAIAIAVKLDSEGDIFFKQTRTGLDGETFEIYKFRTMTQDAGQEREASQSQENDSRHTRVGRFLRRASLDELPQLINIAKGEMSLVGPRPHARYHDKLFLNSVPNYPKRFRVKPGLTGWAQVNNCRGFIESHEQIARRTNFDNDYIDRWSMKKEIATLFKTVWVVLSAVNAH
- the wecC gene encoding UDP-N-acetyl-D-mannosamine dehydrogenase, whose product is MSEHPFSTICVMGLGYIGLPTATLIASRGLDVIGVDKVPHVVETINQGKIHIVEPDLEGLVTKVINDGKLKAYANAKPADIFIITVPTPIKEDKSPDMSYVDSALGEIAEQLQPGNLVIIESTSPVGTTQDAAELLAAKRSDLTFPHTHGEESDIRIAYCPERVLPGQIITELMNNDRIIGGMTAKCAELAKRFYHVFVRGDCHIGSHDTAELVKLSENAYRDVNIAFANELSNVCQHHDIDVHQVVQFANLHPRVNILNPGPGVGGHCIPIDPWFIVDRAPDVTPLIQTARRINDERPHQTARIVLDHLKEHPNAKIACLGLAYKPNVDDLRESPAIEIVHDLVKEYSKTLYVSEPHIQSLPDSLTKYPNVKLTDALSAVNEADIIVTLVSHRSFDYISKDAMKDKILLDFSGVWKK